The following are from one region of the Cataglyphis hispanica isolate Lineage 1 chromosome 16, ULB_Chis1_1.0, whole genome shotgun sequence genome:
- the LOC126855515 gene encoding protein tweety isoform X3, translating to MAGGQQLPEQYTVPQYARIFHSLPHLNVSLHSVNNTFNPHSEIYLESLGILGSIPAAWLILTLLVLLVYLVTRCCDRRPRPKKSITALKCSLAILALLCSGAVAVGLYGNDDVHNGLVQLVAAAKNVDGILMGVRNQTDNIEVTLKKKVQPQLIALGDEFDAPVSNKTMLGWLLVALNGMKQNTSIAVNRSFEIRKPLSGISLAGAIGMGEKIEQLRWPITMAVLSALLVLCVVLVVGVARHSRCVLITFSVFGLFAVIVSWLMASLYLATSVALGDLCVSPDGYLSRAVPSTLASEVLSYYTHCENTRSNPFTQRLRDAQRAVGNMRNNLNSVTRLALDLFKDQQLQPKLSSLSTDVNTIDRLVSGLATLLDCKPLHKQYVHAAKSLCHLGLYGLSFMLIASLAAGLLFTVLVWVDSHTWIYIRKRRDYHQVDEQDPYLPPSAASQAIAARTLRGQGGGGVNGSGAGGDHKSSQHNQQSTGGRAEHRSGLGDQPGQYATLSKQCKTLESSDFY from the exons ATGGCGGGCGGTCAGCAGCTTCCGGAGCAGTACACGGTACCACAGTACGCGAGGATCTTTCACAGTCTGCCGCATCTGAACGTCTCTCTACATTCGGTCAATAATACGTTCAATCCGCACTCCGAAATCTATTTGGAG AGCCTCGGGATATTAGGAAGTATCCCTGCAGCCTGGTTGATCTTAACATTGCTGGTATTGTTGGTTTATTTGGTAACGAGATGCTGCGACCGGAGGCCGCGCCCCAAGAAGTCGATAACCGCGCTGAAATGTTCCCTGGCCATCCTAGCATTGCTCTGTAGTGGAGCAGTTGCTGTTGGTCTTTATGGCAATGATGACGTTCACAACGGTTTAGTGCAACTAGTAGCCGCGGCGAAGAATGTCGATGGGATCCTCATGGGCGTCAGAAATCAG ACTGATAATATAGAAGTGACTCTAAAGAAAAAAGTGCAACCACAATTGATCGCCCTGGGTGACGAATTCGATGCTCCAGTCAGCAATAAAACTATGTTGGGTTGGCTGTTGGTGGCACTTAATGGTATGAAGCAAAACACGAGCATCGCCGTAAATCGGAGTTTCGAGATACGAAAGCCCTTGAGTGGAATCAGTCTCGCTGGCGCCATCGGAATGGGCGAGAAGATCGAGCAATTAAGATGGCCTATCACTATGGCAGTCTTAAGCGCTCTACTTGTCCTTTGCGTGGTGCTGGTGGTCGGTGTGGCACGACACTCTAGATGCGTCCTCATAAC ATTTTCCGTATTTGGCTTATTTGCGGTAATCGTCTCTTGGCTCATGGCGTCCTTATATTTGGCCACTTCTGTAGCTCTAGGTGATCTTTGCGTATCGCCTGATGGTTATTTAAGCAGAGCCGTACCGTCGACCTTAGCCTCCGAGGTACTTTCGTATTATACGCATTGCGAGAACACGCGCAGTAATCCATTCACGCAAAGATTGCGGGACGCGCAGCGCGCGGTGGGCAACATGAGGAACAATCTGAACAGCGTGACTCGATTAGCATTAGACCTATTTAAAGATCAGCAACTCCAGCCAAAGCTTAGCAGCTTGTCCACAGATGTTAACACTATAGACAGACTTGTGTCGGGTTTGGCCACATTACTCGACTGTAAACCTCTGCACAAGCAATACGTTCATGCCGCTAAGAGTTTATGTCATTTGGGATT gtACGGATTAAGCTTTATGCTAATAGCCAGTTTAGCCGCAGGTCTCTTGTTCACTGTGTTGGTTTGGGTGGACTCGCATACatggatatatatacgaaaacg AAGGGATTACCATCAAGTCGATGAGCAAGATCCTTACTTACCGCCGTCGGCAGCCTCGCAAGCGATAGCAGCTCGGACCCTTCGAGGCCAAGG AGGTGGGGGTGTTAACGGGAGCGGAGCAGGCGGAGATCATAAATCGTCTCAGCATAATCAGCAATCAACGGGTGGACGAGCTGAGCACCGTTCTGGACTCGGAGATCAACCTGGCCAGTACGCGACTCTGAGCAAACAGTGCAAGACGCTAGAATCCAGTGACTTCTACTGA
- the LOC126855515 gene encoding protein tweety isoform X1 has protein sequence MAGGQQLPEQYTVPQYARIFHSLPHLNVSLHSVNNTFNPHSEIYLESLGILGSIPAAWLILTLLVLLVYLVTRCCDRRPRPKKSITALKCSLAILALLCSGAVAVGLYGNDDVHNGLVQLVAAAKNVDGILMGVRNQTDNIEVTLKKKVQPQLIALGDEFDAPVSNKTMLGWLLVALNGMKQNTSIAVNRSFEIRKPLSGISLAGAIGMGEKIEQLRWPITMAVLSALLVLCVVLVVGVARHSRCVLITFSVFGLFAVIVSWLMASLYLATSVALGDLCVSPDGYLSRAVPSTLASEVLSYYTHCENTRSNPFTQRLRDAQRAVGNMRNNLNSVTRLALDLFKDQQLQPKLSSLSTDVNTIDRLVSGLATLLDCKPLHKQYVHAAKSLCHLGLYGLSFMLIASLAAGLLFTVLVWVDSHTWIYIRKRRDYHQVDEQDPYLPPSAASQAIAARTLRGQGSYPPTAPTLNSNALGTHNTIKQPLLLTPPPPSYATATARARQLHESMLKGGGVNGSGAGGDHKSSQHNQQSTGGRAEHRSGLGDQPGQYATLSKQCKTLESSDFY, from the exons ATGGCGGGCGGTCAGCAGCTTCCGGAGCAGTACACGGTACCACAGTACGCGAGGATCTTTCACAGTCTGCCGCATCTGAACGTCTCTCTACATTCGGTCAATAATACGTTCAATCCGCACTCCGAAATCTATTTGGAG AGCCTCGGGATATTAGGAAGTATCCCTGCAGCCTGGTTGATCTTAACATTGCTGGTATTGTTGGTTTATTTGGTAACGAGATGCTGCGACCGGAGGCCGCGCCCCAAGAAGTCGATAACCGCGCTGAAATGTTCCCTGGCCATCCTAGCATTGCTCTGTAGTGGAGCAGTTGCTGTTGGTCTTTATGGCAATGATGACGTTCACAACGGTTTAGTGCAACTAGTAGCCGCGGCGAAGAATGTCGATGGGATCCTCATGGGCGTCAGAAATCAG ACTGATAATATAGAAGTGACTCTAAAGAAAAAAGTGCAACCACAATTGATCGCCCTGGGTGACGAATTCGATGCTCCAGTCAGCAATAAAACTATGTTGGGTTGGCTGTTGGTGGCACTTAATGGTATGAAGCAAAACACGAGCATCGCCGTAAATCGGAGTTTCGAGATACGAAAGCCCTTGAGTGGAATCAGTCTCGCTGGCGCCATCGGAATGGGCGAGAAGATCGAGCAATTAAGATGGCCTATCACTATGGCAGTCTTAAGCGCTCTACTTGTCCTTTGCGTGGTGCTGGTGGTCGGTGTGGCACGACACTCTAGATGCGTCCTCATAAC ATTTTCCGTATTTGGCTTATTTGCGGTAATCGTCTCTTGGCTCATGGCGTCCTTATATTTGGCCACTTCTGTAGCTCTAGGTGATCTTTGCGTATCGCCTGATGGTTATTTAAGCAGAGCCGTACCGTCGACCTTAGCCTCCGAGGTACTTTCGTATTATACGCATTGCGAGAACACGCGCAGTAATCCATTCACGCAAAGATTGCGGGACGCGCAGCGCGCGGTGGGCAACATGAGGAACAATCTGAACAGCGTGACTCGATTAGCATTAGACCTATTTAAAGATCAGCAACTCCAGCCAAAGCTTAGCAGCTTGTCCACAGATGTTAACACTATAGACAGACTTGTGTCGGGTTTGGCCACATTACTCGACTGTAAACCTCTGCACAAGCAATACGTTCATGCCGCTAAGAGTTTATGTCATTTGGGATT gtACGGATTAAGCTTTATGCTAATAGCCAGTTTAGCCGCAGGTCTCTTGTTCACTGTGTTGGTTTGGGTGGACTCGCATACatggatatatatacgaaaacg AAGGGATTACCATCAAGTCGATGAGCAAGATCCTTACTTACCGCCGTCGGCAGCCTCGCAAGCGATAGCAGCTCGGACCCTTCGAGGCCAAGGGTCGTACCCGCCTACAGCCCCTACGCTTAATTCGAATGCTCTTGGCACTCATAATACGATTAAGCAGCCTCTCTTGCTAACGCCGCCCCCACCGTCCTACGCTACTGCGACTGCTCGAGCACGTCAACTGCACGAGAGCATGCTAAA AGGTGGGGGTGTTAACGGGAGCGGAGCAGGCGGAGATCATAAATCGTCTCAGCATAATCAGCAATCAACGGGTGGACGAGCTGAGCACCGTTCTGGACTCGGAGATCAACCTGGCCAGTACGCGACTCTGAGCAAACAGTGCAAGACGCTAGAATCCAGTGACTTCTACTGA
- the LOC126855515 gene encoding protein tweety isoform X2, producing the protein MAGGQQLPEQYTVPQYARIFHSLPHLNVSLHSVNNTFNPHSEIYLESLGILGSIPAAWLILTLLVLLVYLVTRCCDRRPRPKKSITALKCSLAILALLCSGAVAVGLYGNDDVHNGLVQLVAAAKNVDGILMGVRNQTDNIEVTLKKKVQPQLIALGDEFDAPVSNKTMLGWLLVALNGMKQNTSIAVNRSFEIRKPLSGISLAGAIGMGEKIEQLRWPITMAVLSALLVLCVVLVVGVARHSRCVLITFSVFGLFAVIVSWLMASLYLATSVALGDLCVSPDGYLSRAVPSTLASEVLSYYTHCENTRSNPFTQRLRDAQRAVGNMRNNLNSVTRLALDLFKDQQLQPKLSSLSTDVNTIDRLVSGLATLLDCKPLHKQYVHAAKSLCHLGLYGLSFMLIASLAAGLLFTVLVWVDSHTWIYIRKRDYHQVDEQDPYLPPSAASQAIAARTLRGQGSYPPTAPTLNSNALGTHNTIKQPLLLTPPPPSYATATARARQLHESMLKGGGVNGSGAGGDHKSSQHNQQSTGGRAEHRSGLGDQPGQYATLSKQCKTLESSDFY; encoded by the exons ATGGCGGGCGGTCAGCAGCTTCCGGAGCAGTACACGGTACCACAGTACGCGAGGATCTTTCACAGTCTGCCGCATCTGAACGTCTCTCTACATTCGGTCAATAATACGTTCAATCCGCACTCCGAAATCTATTTGGAG AGCCTCGGGATATTAGGAAGTATCCCTGCAGCCTGGTTGATCTTAACATTGCTGGTATTGTTGGTTTATTTGGTAACGAGATGCTGCGACCGGAGGCCGCGCCCCAAGAAGTCGATAACCGCGCTGAAATGTTCCCTGGCCATCCTAGCATTGCTCTGTAGTGGAGCAGTTGCTGTTGGTCTTTATGGCAATGATGACGTTCACAACGGTTTAGTGCAACTAGTAGCCGCGGCGAAGAATGTCGATGGGATCCTCATGGGCGTCAGAAATCAG ACTGATAATATAGAAGTGACTCTAAAGAAAAAAGTGCAACCACAATTGATCGCCCTGGGTGACGAATTCGATGCTCCAGTCAGCAATAAAACTATGTTGGGTTGGCTGTTGGTGGCACTTAATGGTATGAAGCAAAACACGAGCATCGCCGTAAATCGGAGTTTCGAGATACGAAAGCCCTTGAGTGGAATCAGTCTCGCTGGCGCCATCGGAATGGGCGAGAAGATCGAGCAATTAAGATGGCCTATCACTATGGCAGTCTTAAGCGCTCTACTTGTCCTTTGCGTGGTGCTGGTGGTCGGTGTGGCACGACACTCTAGATGCGTCCTCATAAC ATTTTCCGTATTTGGCTTATTTGCGGTAATCGTCTCTTGGCTCATGGCGTCCTTATATTTGGCCACTTCTGTAGCTCTAGGTGATCTTTGCGTATCGCCTGATGGTTATTTAAGCAGAGCCGTACCGTCGACCTTAGCCTCCGAGGTACTTTCGTATTATACGCATTGCGAGAACACGCGCAGTAATCCATTCACGCAAAGATTGCGGGACGCGCAGCGCGCGGTGGGCAACATGAGGAACAATCTGAACAGCGTGACTCGATTAGCATTAGACCTATTTAAAGATCAGCAACTCCAGCCAAAGCTTAGCAGCTTGTCCACAGATGTTAACACTATAGACAGACTTGTGTCGGGTTTGGCCACATTACTCGACTGTAAACCTCTGCACAAGCAATACGTTCATGCCGCTAAGAGTTTATGTCATTTGGGATT gtACGGATTAAGCTTTATGCTAATAGCCAGTTTAGCCGCAGGTCTCTTGTTCACTGTGTTGGTTTGGGTGGACTCGCATACatggatatatatacgaaaacg GGATTACCATCAAGTCGATGAGCAAGATCCTTACTTACCGCCGTCGGCAGCCTCGCAAGCGATAGCAGCTCGGACCCTTCGAGGCCAAGGGTCGTACCCGCCTACAGCCCCTACGCTTAATTCGAATGCTCTTGGCACTCATAATACGATTAAGCAGCCTCTCTTGCTAACGCCGCCCCCACCGTCCTACGCTACTGCGACTGCTCGAGCACGTCAACTGCACGAGAGCATGCTAAA AGGTGGGGGTGTTAACGGGAGCGGAGCAGGCGGAGATCATAAATCGTCTCAGCATAATCAGCAATCAACGGGTGGACGAGCTGAGCACCGTTCTGGACTCGGAGATCAACCTGGCCAGTACGCGACTCTGAGCAAACAGTGCAAGACGCTAGAATCCAGTGACTTCTACTGA
- the LOC126855515 gene encoding protein tweety isoform X4 — translation MAGGQQLPEQYTVPQYARIFHSLPHLNVSLHSVNNTFNPHSEIYLESLGILGSIPAAWLILTLLVLLVYLVTRCCDRRPRPKKSITALKCSLAILALLCSGAVAVGLYGNDDVHNGLVQLVAAAKNVDGILMGVRNQTDNIEVTLKKKVQPQLIALGDEFDAPVSNKTMLGWLLVALNGMKQNTSIAVNRSFEIRKPLSGISLAGAIGMGEKIEQLRWPITMAVLSALLVLCVVLVVGVARHSRCVLITFSVFGLFAVIVSWLMASLYLATSVALGDLCVSPDGYLSRAVPSTLASEVLSYYTHCENTRSNPFTQRLRDAQRAVGNMRNNLNSVTRLALDLFKDQQLQPKLSSLSTDVNTIDRLVSGLATLLDCKPLHKQYVHAAKSLCHLGLYGLSFMLIASLAAGLLFTVLVWVDSHTWIYIRKRDYHQVDEQDPYLPPSAASQAIAARTLRGQGGGGVNGSGAGGDHKSSQHNQQSTGGRAEHRSGLGDQPGQYATLSKQCKTLESSDFY, via the exons ATGGCGGGCGGTCAGCAGCTTCCGGAGCAGTACACGGTACCACAGTACGCGAGGATCTTTCACAGTCTGCCGCATCTGAACGTCTCTCTACATTCGGTCAATAATACGTTCAATCCGCACTCCGAAATCTATTTGGAG AGCCTCGGGATATTAGGAAGTATCCCTGCAGCCTGGTTGATCTTAACATTGCTGGTATTGTTGGTTTATTTGGTAACGAGATGCTGCGACCGGAGGCCGCGCCCCAAGAAGTCGATAACCGCGCTGAAATGTTCCCTGGCCATCCTAGCATTGCTCTGTAGTGGAGCAGTTGCTGTTGGTCTTTATGGCAATGATGACGTTCACAACGGTTTAGTGCAACTAGTAGCCGCGGCGAAGAATGTCGATGGGATCCTCATGGGCGTCAGAAATCAG ACTGATAATATAGAAGTGACTCTAAAGAAAAAAGTGCAACCACAATTGATCGCCCTGGGTGACGAATTCGATGCTCCAGTCAGCAATAAAACTATGTTGGGTTGGCTGTTGGTGGCACTTAATGGTATGAAGCAAAACACGAGCATCGCCGTAAATCGGAGTTTCGAGATACGAAAGCCCTTGAGTGGAATCAGTCTCGCTGGCGCCATCGGAATGGGCGAGAAGATCGAGCAATTAAGATGGCCTATCACTATGGCAGTCTTAAGCGCTCTACTTGTCCTTTGCGTGGTGCTGGTGGTCGGTGTGGCACGACACTCTAGATGCGTCCTCATAAC ATTTTCCGTATTTGGCTTATTTGCGGTAATCGTCTCTTGGCTCATGGCGTCCTTATATTTGGCCACTTCTGTAGCTCTAGGTGATCTTTGCGTATCGCCTGATGGTTATTTAAGCAGAGCCGTACCGTCGACCTTAGCCTCCGAGGTACTTTCGTATTATACGCATTGCGAGAACACGCGCAGTAATCCATTCACGCAAAGATTGCGGGACGCGCAGCGCGCGGTGGGCAACATGAGGAACAATCTGAACAGCGTGACTCGATTAGCATTAGACCTATTTAAAGATCAGCAACTCCAGCCAAAGCTTAGCAGCTTGTCCACAGATGTTAACACTATAGACAGACTTGTGTCGGGTTTGGCCACATTACTCGACTGTAAACCTCTGCACAAGCAATACGTTCATGCCGCTAAGAGTTTATGTCATTTGGGATT gtACGGATTAAGCTTTATGCTAATAGCCAGTTTAGCCGCAGGTCTCTTGTTCACTGTGTTGGTTTGGGTGGACTCGCATACatggatatatatacgaaaacg GGATTACCATCAAGTCGATGAGCAAGATCCTTACTTACCGCCGTCGGCAGCCTCGCAAGCGATAGCAGCTCGGACCCTTCGAGGCCAAGG AGGTGGGGGTGTTAACGGGAGCGGAGCAGGCGGAGATCATAAATCGTCTCAGCATAATCAGCAATCAACGGGTGGACGAGCTGAGCACCGTTCTGGACTCGGAGATCAACCTGGCCAGTACGCGACTCTGAGCAAACAGTGCAAGACGCTAGAATCCAGTGACTTCTACTGA
- the LOC126855533 gene encoding uncharacterized protein LOC126855533: protein MNQFRSLVRNKASNIRIQDQMQDQVRTLDRNFSRSQFNGTATQNNTVPNMYGTYNRAQGRQEKPTVATLSQVQGSDPNLYAVTEL, encoded by the coding sequence ATGAATCAGTTTCGATCGTTGGTGCGAAACAAGGCGTCTAACATTCGCATCCAGGATCAGATGCAGGATCAGGTCAGAACTTTGGACAGAAATTTTTCGCGCAGTCAGTTCAATGGTACCGCCACGCAGAATAACACGGTGCCGAATATGTACGGTACGTATAATCGAGCGCAGGGAAGGCAAGAAAAGCCGACGGTGGCCACACTAAGTCAGGTACAGGGTAGCGATCCTAATTTGTATGCTGTAACGGAACTCTAA